The following coding sequences lie in one Alicyclobacillus curvatus genomic window:
- a CDS encoding S41 family peptidase produces MKRGASFRVAAGTLILGLVVGAGGTLLGLKVANVSLTPGTASPAFQKFFSAYHLLHDNYYLKESNTTLLNGAVAGMTNSIGDPFTDYFAPVDAKQFNQMLSGSFVGIGVTIEQNQNGIEIQSVMTDSPAKKAGLLPHDVIVQVNGKSVTGMSLQQVSSLVVGPVGTSVTIGVHRRSDPGQVINLTMKRAKITKPSVMTKMLSGGIGYMQISVVAENTAGEVSQGLADLKKQGAKVLILDLRGNPGGYLNVAVDIASDFIPKGKVIVQTEDRSLHIDKLTSKGPGDKLPVVVLMDQDTASAAEILSAALHDDAGVPLVGTRSFGKGTVQETQAYPDGSTLKYTVAKWLTPTGDWINKKGLTPTDLVNLPSYVSLPSISSQKLPLQENQNAKTVQYLQQTLQALKYPVDRTDGFFDASTKQAVMAVQKQAGLPQTGVVDTKTAAAIDKQFQALLVNSDTQLQKAEAVAKSLEASH; encoded by the coding sequence ATGAAACGAGGCGCCTCTTTTCGTGTGGCTGCTGGTACGTTGATACTTGGACTTGTCGTCGGCGCCGGGGGGACCCTGTTGGGCCTGAAAGTGGCGAATGTGAGTTTGACGCCGGGAACGGCATCGCCGGCGTTTCAAAAGTTTTTCTCTGCGTATCACCTGTTGCATGACAACTATTATCTGAAGGAATCGAACACAACCTTGCTAAACGGAGCAGTGGCCGGGATGACCAACTCGATTGGCGATCCGTTCACAGATTACTTTGCCCCTGTCGACGCAAAGCAGTTTAACCAGATGTTATCAGGATCTTTCGTTGGCATTGGCGTTACCATTGAGCAGAACCAAAATGGAATTGAAATTCAGTCGGTCATGACGGATTCGCCGGCCAAGAAAGCTGGGCTGTTGCCGCACGACGTGATTGTCCAGGTAAATGGCAAGAGTGTCACGGGGATGTCGCTGCAGCAGGTGAGCAGCCTTGTCGTTGGGCCCGTTGGAACGTCTGTGACGATTGGGGTCCATCGCAGGTCAGACCCGGGACAAGTGATTAACCTGACGATGAAGCGTGCGAAAATCACCAAGCCTTCGGTCATGACGAAGATGCTGTCGGGCGGGATTGGCTACATGCAAATTTCGGTTGTTGCAGAAAACACTGCCGGCGAAGTCAGCCAGGGTCTTGCGGACCTCAAGAAACAGGGGGCTAAGGTCCTGATTCTTGACCTGCGCGGAAACCCGGGCGGCTACCTAAATGTAGCCGTGGACATTGCCAGCGACTTCATTCCAAAGGGTAAAGTCATTGTCCAGACAGAGGACAGAAGTCTACATATTGACAAATTGACGTCAAAAGGGCCGGGGGACAAGCTGCCGGTGGTGGTCTTAATGGACCAGGACACGGCCAGCGCCGCGGAAATTCTCTCAGCTGCACTGCATGATGACGCCGGGGTGCCGCTTGTTGGAACGAGATCGTTCGGTAAAGGCACAGTTCAGGAGACGCAGGCGTACCCGGACGGGAGCACGCTGAAATACACGGTGGCGAAATGGCTGACGCCGACTGGGGATTGGATCAATAAGAAGGGCCTGACACCGACCGACCTTGTCAACCTTCCGTCCTACGTGTCGCTGCCGTCGATATCGAGTCAAAAATTACCCTTGCAGGAAAATCAAAACGCAAAGACGGTTCAATACCTGCAACAAACCTTGCAAGCGCTGAAGTATCCTGTTGACCGTACAGATGGATTCTTTGATGCAAGCACAAAGCAAGCGGTGATGGCCGTTCAAAAACAGGCTGGTCTGCCGCAAACAGGGGTTGTCGATACGAAGACTGCTGCTGCCATCGACAAGCAGTTTCAGGCCCTCCTCGTGAACTCCGATACCCAGTTGCAAAAGGCGGAAGCCGTGGCAAAGTCGCTCGAGGCTTCCCACTGA
- a CDS encoding type II secretion system F family protein: protein MRLVILWVLFLTFFLWVYIVLTWLWSRRMRVQTRIESAMEWGRGNRAPAVVGPERRDPLARRLFRLLGNRWFKTWSSQRLARLQTKLAQAGAPMHLSSKEWLGLRLVATLIGTFGGMMLALAMGLGLPAFLLWIAIAVLAIVGPDFWLSKRITQRELLILRELPSALDLLTVSVEAGLGFDQAIERLATKLSGPVAEEFGRTLREIQLGSSRAQALQRMAARTGVEAVRTFVSSVVQSERLGVGMAQVVRIQAAEVRRKRRMDAEERAMKAPVKMLFPLIMFVFPALFVVVLGPAAIHMIQMFTGH, encoded by the coding sequence GTGAGATTAGTGATTCTGTGGGTCTTGTTTCTTACCTTTTTTCTGTGGGTATACATTGTTTTAACATGGTTGTGGTCGCGGCGGATGCGCGTACAGACCCGCATTGAATCGGCCATGGAATGGGGACGGGGAAATCGAGCCCCTGCTGTGGTTGGGCCGGAGCGGCGCGATCCGCTCGCACGCCGACTGTTTCGCCTGCTCGGCAACCGTTGGTTTAAAACCTGGTCCAGTCAGCGCCTGGCGCGGCTGCAAACCAAACTGGCACAGGCGGGTGCGCCGATGCATCTGTCATCGAAGGAATGGCTGGGATTACGGCTGGTGGCCACGCTCATTGGCACCTTCGGCGGCATGATGCTGGCGCTTGCAATGGGCCTTGGATTGCCGGCATTTCTGCTCTGGATAGCCATCGCGGTGCTCGCCATTGTGGGTCCCGACTTTTGGCTGTCAAAGCGTATTACACAGCGTGAGTTGCTCATCCTGCGCGAGTTGCCGAGCGCACTTGATTTGCTGACGGTCAGTGTCGAAGCTGGGCTCGGGTTTGACCAGGCAATTGAGCGCCTTGCCACGAAGTTGTCCGGCCCTGTTGCGGAGGAGTTCGGACGTACTTTGCGCGAAATTCAACTAGGAAGTTCACGGGCTCAGGCGTTGCAGCGAATGGCTGCGAGAACGGGAGTGGAAGCGGTTCGGACGTTTGTCTCATCGGTCGTGCAATCGGAACGCCTTGGTGTTGGCATGGCCCAAGTCGTGCGTATTCAAGCCGCAGAGGTTCGCCGCAAGCGCAGGATGGATGCGGAAGAGCGAGCGATGAAGGCACCTGTAAAAATGCTCTTTCCCCTCATCATGTTTGTGTTTCCAGCGCTGTTTGTGGTGGTGCTTGGTCCCGCGGCGATTCACATGATACAGATGTTCACTGGGCACTAA
- the ftsE gene encoding cell division ATP-binding protein FtsE produces the protein MIEMQDVWKEYSTGTTALNGITVHIGKSEFVYVVGPSGAGKSTFIKLMYREERPTKGHIFVNGFNIERLKNRKVPLLRRSIGVVFQDFKLLPNLTAAENIAFAQEVIGVSPRHIRRRVKEVLEWVGLPDKADDLPSQLSGGEQQRIAVARALVNNPSVIIADEPTGNLDPETSWGIMKLFQRINDRGTTIVMATHNKDIVNTMKKRVIAIEQGQIVRDEVKGTYGYED, from the coding sequence TTGATTGAGATGCAAGATGTGTGGAAGGAATATTCAACGGGTACAACCGCATTAAATGGCATCACTGTGCACATCGGCAAATCGGAGTTTGTCTATGTTGTCGGCCCCAGTGGTGCAGGCAAGTCGACATTTATCAAGCTGATGTACCGCGAGGAACGCCCCACTAAAGGTCACATCTTTGTCAACGGATTCAATATCGAACGTTTGAAAAACCGTAAAGTCCCCCTCTTACGCCGCAGCATCGGCGTTGTCTTCCAAGATTTTAAATTGCTGCCGAACCTAACGGCGGCTGAAAATATCGCGTTTGCACAAGAAGTCATTGGCGTGTCCCCGAGGCACATTCGGAGGCGCGTGAAAGAGGTCCTGGAGTGGGTCGGCCTTCCTGACAAGGCGGACGATTTGCCTTCTCAATTGTCTGGTGGTGAGCAACAGCGCATCGCTGTCGCGCGCGCCCTGGTCAACAACCCCTCTGTCATTATCGCTGACGAACCTACGGGCAACCTCGACCCAGAAACCTCATGGGGCATCATGAAACTCTTTCAGCGCATCAATGACCGCGGGACGACCATCGTCATGGCCACACACAACAAGGATATTGTCAACACGATGAAAAAACGCGTCATCGCCATTGAACAAGGGCAAATTGTCCGGGATGAAGTGAAAGGGACATACGGATATGAAGATTAG
- a CDS encoding ABC transporter permease yields MKIRLLRHFREGLKNLIRNGWMTFASLSAVGITLLILGVTLVIAMNAQQMSNYITGQLQINVFYKMTATTAQEKQTMAEIQSMPGVKSVQFVSKQEEFAQLQKSIGSQYNDVLSGLSATNTLPDKLVVKAVDPRQTVTLGTEIATMPQVDKVQDGSDVANKLFRFLDVVRNIGLAFVVGLVVTAMFLISNTIKITIFSRRREIEIMRLVGATNWFIRWPFLTEGLMIGAIGAAVPFLAIFFAYRMAYERIGGAFLSIAFPLMPVAGLASKLALVLFGLGLFIGIWGGIMSVRKFLRV; encoded by the coding sequence ATGAAGATTAGGCTACTACGTCACTTTCGAGAGGGTCTGAAGAATCTCATTCGCAACGGTTGGATGACCTTCGCGTCGCTTAGCGCGGTCGGGATTACGCTGTTAATTCTCGGTGTGACACTGGTCATTGCGATGAACGCGCAGCAGATGTCGAATTATATCACGGGGCAACTGCAGATCAACGTCTTTTACAAGATGACGGCAACCACCGCGCAGGAGAAGCAAACCATGGCAGAAATTCAGTCCATGCCAGGCGTGAAATCTGTCCAGTTTGTTTCCAAACAAGAGGAGTTCGCGCAACTTCAGAAGTCTATCGGATCGCAATACAATGATGTTCTGTCAGGACTGTCCGCCACGAACACTTTGCCGGACAAGCTGGTTGTGAAAGCTGTAGATCCGAGACAGACGGTCACCTTAGGAACAGAAATTGCGACCATGCCGCAAGTAGACAAGGTTCAAGATGGCAGTGATGTTGCCAACAAACTGTTCCGCTTCCTCGACGTCGTCCGTAACATCGGACTTGCCTTTGTTGTCGGGTTGGTTGTGACAGCCATGTTTCTCATCTCAAACACCATCAAGATTACAATTTTCTCCCGCCGGCGGGAGATTGAGATTATGCGGCTCGTTGGTGCTACCAACTGGTTCATCAGGTGGCCATTTTTGACCGAAGGGTTAATGATTGGAGCCATTGGTGCGGCGGTGCCATTTTTGGCGATTTTCTTCGCCTATCGCATGGCTTACGAGAGAATTGGCGGGGCATTTCTGTCCATCGCGTTTCCGTTGATGCCTGTCGCCGGTCTTGCATCCAAACTGGCTTTGGTGTTGTTTGGCCTTGGTCTCTTCATCGGCATCTGGGGCGGCATCATGTCGGTACGGAAGTTCCTGCGGGTGTAA